In the genome of Coregonus clupeaformis isolate EN_2021a chromosome 11, ASM2061545v1, whole genome shotgun sequence, one region contains:
- the LOC121576453 gene encoding protein FAM174C-like, which yields MQFQGVMSIVLPTLWAISTIAEETLMSPTGITTTAAAITTKHVTNSSVNNTTSKNNHIKFFNVDNSMIQRTLYVLIGITTIGVLYFLVRVVRLKKTTTSRKKYGLLSNYDDSVEMAALESDEEDDTVYEARSLRR from the exons atgcaatttcaagGAGTCATGAGTATTGTTTTACCGACGCTTTGGGCTATTTCAACCATCGCAGAGGAAACCTTGATGTCGCCAACAGgcattactactactgctgctgccatCACCACCAAACATGTCACGAATTCGAGTGTCAATAACACGACGTCCAAGAACAATCACATCAAGTTTTTCAACGTAGATAATTCAATGATACAAAGAACCTTGTACGTCCTTATTGGAATCACCACAATTGGAGTGCTCTATTTCCTCGTGAGAGTTGTGCG GCTGAAGAAAACTACTACCTCTCGGAAGAAATATGGCCTGTTGTCAAACTATGATGACAGCGTGGAAATGGCTGCGCTGGAGAGTGACGAGGAGGACGACACTGTATATGAAGCCAGGTCCCTGAGAAG ATGA